Proteins encoded together in one Pontiella desulfatans window:
- a CDS encoding BNR repeat-containing protein: MNDVLTRITITLLVTLALLRAESADVEKLQVSVVDTHALTFAIGHKTRFSTHVNGRTHQQTPIVTHKGYQYTTYFNSRRHLCVARRQLPAGGWSVIEFEDHVFESSDSHNTAVIGICEGDGTIHLAFDHHANPLKYRVSELGAASHPTDVEWSAALFGPVADRLGSLGRIDKFTYPRFFNAPNGNLMLSFRYFTSGNGDSRIHEYSAETHDWTPGMGRFIARDMGTYEREGETSEYRCAYMNNLTYGGERLHASWVWRDRFKKTAHENQHDVCYAYSDDDGRTWKNSKGSTIGETGTGKVIHLDSPGLVVVPVEMGYGLSNQNGHYAYPDGSLHMMVLHAVEKGERPTYQHHWRDRKGRWTTQVLPFSGGRAKILGDRDGSLFLFFEQRNEFRIAKGTPNATATKWDWNVIHAEKGIVMGSEAVVDFTRWEKERVISAYMQEKPDELLSYGDGPMIDGKPTPLLVVDYQVSAYAANPQPPADAEHIAVDTSLKWAPGMGSKAHRLFVGIDADRVGRAKKSSPECIGEFTAPEFTFPKILKPATTFYWRVDAVQENNTVKRGQVWTFTTAE, translated from the coding sequence ATGAATGATGTACTTACGAGGATTACGATCACTCTTCTGGTGACCCTAGCGCTACTGCGGGCTGAGTCCGCCGACGTTGAGAAATTGCAGGTGTCGGTGGTCGATACCCATGCGCTCACGTTTGCAATAGGCCACAAAACCCGGTTCAGTACCCATGTGAATGGCAGGACGCACCAGCAGACCCCGATCGTTACGCACAAAGGCTATCAGTACACGACCTACTTTAATTCCAGGCGGCATCTATGCGTTGCCAGACGCCAGTTGCCGGCCGGTGGGTGGAGCGTCATTGAATTCGAAGATCATGTTTTTGAGTCCAGCGATTCGCACAACACGGCCGTGATCGGGATCTGCGAGGGGGATGGAACCATCCACCTGGCGTTCGACCATCATGCCAATCCCTTGAAATACCGCGTATCGGAATTGGGGGCTGCAAGCCATCCAACGGATGTTGAATGGAGTGCGGCACTCTTCGGTCCGGTTGCTGACCGGTTGGGTTCGTTGGGGCGGATCGATAAATTTACCTATCCGCGCTTCTTCAACGCGCCGAATGGAAACCTGATGCTCTCCTTCCGGTATTTCACGTCGGGCAATGGCGATTCGAGAATTCATGAATACAGCGCGGAAACACACGATTGGACGCCTGGGATGGGCCGCTTTATCGCGCGGGATATGGGCACGTATGAGCGGGAGGGTGAAACCAGCGAATATCGCTGCGCCTACATGAATAACCTGACCTATGGAGGGGAACGACTGCACGCCTCATGGGTGTGGCGCGACCGCTTCAAGAAGACCGCCCACGAGAACCAACACGATGTTTGCTATGCGTACAGCGATGATGATGGGCGAACCTGGAAAAATTCAAAGGGATCAACGATCGGGGAAACGGGAACCGGCAAGGTCATTCATCTCGACTCTCCGGGGCTGGTTGTTGTTCCGGTGGAGATGGGGTACGGGTTAAGCAATCAGAACGGGCACTATGCCTATCCCGACGGAAGTCTTCACATGATGGTTCTGCACGCGGTGGAAAAAGGGGAACGACCCACCTACCAGCATCACTGGCGCGACCGGAAAGGGCGCTGGACCACGCAAGTGCTCCCGTTTTCGGGAGGCCGTGCCAAAATCCTGGGCGATCGGGACGGAAGCCTGTTTCTCTTCTTCGAGCAAAGAAACGAGTTCCGAATCGCAAAAGGCACACCCAACGCAACGGCGACGAAATGGGATTGGAACGTCATCCATGCCGAAAAGGGCATCGTTATGGGCAGCGAGGCCGTGGTTGATTTCACCCGATGGGAAAAGGAGCGCGTCATCTCCGCCTATATGCAGGAAAAACCGGACGAGCTGTTGAGCTATGGGGATGGCCCGATGATTGATGGAAAGCCAACCCCCCTGTTGGTTGTCGATTATCAGGTCTCAGCCTATGCCGCGAATCCTCAACCGCCTGCCGATGCCGAACACATTGCCGTCGACACCTCTTTAAAGTGGGCTCCGGGAATGGGATCCAAGGCGCACCGGCTGTTCGTTGGAATTGATGCCGACAGGGTGGGAAGGGCCAAAAAATCCTCTCCTGAATGTATCGGGGAGTTCACCGCTCCGGAGTTCACTTTTCCAAAAATCCTGAAACCGGCAACGACCTTCTATTGGCGTGTTGATGCGGTGCAGGAAAACAACACCGTCAAACGCGGGCAGGTCTGGACGTTCACGACTGCGGAATAA
- a CDS encoding glycoside hydrolase family 88/105 protein, translated as MLTLALFPGVGLLAQAVPARPTVKQVKADMKRVADWQIGHFADEFRIRRGKKPPRGLGDWTNGALYVGMVKWAEIAGDDAYYGWLKKLSERQQWKLPQRVYHADDHCVGQLYLELYRKYGEAHMIAPTQAQLDRIMAATPTRDLKWKHVVSQDRWSWCDALFMAPPLWAKMSAVADDPKYRDWMFHEFQATTDYLFDKEEQLYFRDSRFFDQRHDGNKVFWARGNGWVFGGLALILPEIPKPSEQYDYFVGIYKQMAEKLVSIQTPEGYWPMSLLEADAYPTPETSGTGFNCFGLAWGINNGVLDRATYEPAVLKAWSALTRCITEEGMLGYVQPIGAAPGQAWPDKTEVYGAGAFLAAGAELVHLLEK; from the coding sequence ATGCTAACGCTCGCCCTGTTTCCCGGGGTTGGACTGTTGGCGCAAGCCGTTCCTGCAAGGCCCACGGTAAAGCAGGTGAAGGCCGACATGAAGCGGGTCGCCGATTGGCAAATCGGGCACTTCGCCGATGAATTCAGAATCCGGCGCGGAAAAAAACCGCCGCGTGGACTGGGCGACTGGACGAACGGGGCGCTTTATGTGGGAATGGTTAAGTGGGCGGAGATCGCAGGCGATGACGCATACTATGGGTGGCTGAAGAAGTTGTCGGAGCGGCAGCAGTGGAAGCTGCCGCAGCGTGTCTACCACGCGGACGACCATTGCGTGGGGCAGCTGTATCTCGAGCTTTACAGAAAATACGGGGAGGCGCATATGATTGCACCGACCCAGGCACAACTCGACCGAATCATGGCGGCAACCCCGACGCGTGACCTCAAATGGAAGCATGTGGTTTCGCAGGATCGGTGGAGCTGGTGCGATGCGCTGTTCATGGCCCCGCCGCTCTGGGCAAAAATGTCCGCCGTCGCAGACGACCCGAAATATCGCGATTGGATGTTTCATGAGTTCCAGGCGACCACGGATTATCTTTTCGATAAGGAGGAGCAACTGTACTTCAGGGACAGCCGCTTCTTCGATCAGCGACATGATGGAAATAAAGTTTTCTGGGCTCGCGGGAACGGCTGGGTTTTCGGGGGACTGGCTCTGATCCTTCCCGAGATCCCCAAGCCTTCGGAGCAATACGACTACTTTGTGGGCATCTACAAACAGATGGCTGAAAAGCTGGTTTCCATCCAGACCCCGGAAGGGTACTGGCCGATGAGTCTGCTCGAAGCCGATGCCTATCCAACCCCCGAAACCAGTGGAACCGGCTTCAATTGTTTCGGTCTGGCCTGGGGTATCAACAACGGGGTGCTGGATCGGGCGACCTATGAGCCGGCGGTGCTGAAAGCCTGGTCCGCGCTCACGCGGTGCATCACCGAAGAGGGAATGCTGGGCTATGTCCAGCCCATCGGTGCCGCGCCTGGACAGGCCTGGCCGGATAAGACGGAAGTGTATGGAGCCGGCGCATTCCTCGCGGCCGGGGCCGAGCTGGTGCACCTGCTGGAAAAG